From the genome of Camelus dromedarius isolate mCamDro1 chromosome 19, mCamDro1.pat, whole genome shotgun sequence, one region includes:
- the LOC105101160 gene encoding putative olfactory receptor 2I1: MKANQSTEERFLLLGFSDWPSLQPVLFALVLFCYLLTLTGNSALALLAARDPRLHTPMYYFLCHLALVDAGFTTSVVPPLLASLRGRALWLQRGGCLAQLCASLALGSAECVLLAVMALDRAAAVCRPLRYAGLASPRLCRALAGASWLGGLTNSAAQTALLASRPLCPPHQVDHFICELPALLKLACGGGRDIPERQMFAARVVILLLPSAVILASYAAVARAVRGMRTTGSRRKAVGTCGSHLTAVCLFYGSAIYTYLQPTLGYNQGHGKFVSLFYTVVTPALNPLIYTLRNKEVKGAARRLLGSLGRGHAGQ, encoded by the coding sequence GCCAACCAGAGCACAGAGGAGCGCTTCCTCCTGCTGGGTTTCTCGGACTGGCCCTCCCTGCAGCCTGTCCTCTTCGCCCTTGTCCTTTTCTGCTACCTCCTGACCCTGACTGGGAATTCGGCGCTTGCACTGCTGGCTGCGCGCGACCCGCGCCTGCACACGCCCATGTACTACTTCCTCTGCCACCTGGCCCTGGTGGACGCGGGCTTCACCACGAGCGTGGTGCCACCGCTGCTGGCCAGCCTGCGCGGCCGGGCGCTGTGGCTGCAGCGCGGCGGCTGCCTGGCCCAGCTGTGCGCGTCGCTGGCTCTGGGCTCGGCCGAGTGCGTCCTGCTGGCGGTGATGGCGCTGGACCGCGCGGCCGCCGTGTGCCGCCCGCTGCGCTACGCCGGGCTCGCCTCGCCGCGCCTCTGCCGCGCGCTGGCCGGCGCCTCCTGGCTGGGCGGCCTCACCAACTCGGCGGCGCAGACGGCCCTCCTGGCCTCGCGGCCGCTGTGCCCGCCCCACCAGGTGGACCACTTCATCTGCGAGCTGCCCGCGCTACTCAAATTGGCCTGCGGCGGCGGCCGGGACATCCCAGAGCGCCAGATGTTTGCTGCCCGGGTAGTCATCCTGCTGCTGCCATCCGCTGTCATCTTGGCCTCCTATGCTGCGGTGGCCCGCGCTGTAAGGGGCATGAGGACCACAGGGAGCCGCAGGAAAGCGGTGGGCACCTGTGGGTCCCACCTGACAGCCGTCTGCCTGTTCTATGGCTCAGCCATCTACACCTACCTGCAACCCACGCTCGGCTACAACCAGGGACACGGCAAGTTCGTTTCACTTTTCTACACCGTAGTCACACCCGCCCTCAACCCACTCATCTACACCCTCAGGAATAAGGAAGTGAAGGGGGCAGCGAGGAGGCTCCTGGGGAGTCTTGGGAGAGGGCACGCTGGACAGTGA
- the UBD gene encoding ubiquitin D: MASCLCVVHSEQWNSMTFSANLEDRVKKINEHVRSKTKIPVQEQVLQLGSKTLKPQRTLSSYGIDKETTIHLTLKVVKPSDEELPLVLVESGAEGQRHLLQVRRSSSVAQVKEMIKAKTAIIPKKQIVTCNGKRLEDGKILGDYGIRKGNILFLTPHCIGG, from the exons ATGGCTTCCTGCCTCTGT GTGGTCCATTCTGAGCAATGGAATTCAATGACTTTCAGTGCCAACTTGGAAGACAGAGTGAAGAAGATCAATGAACATGTCCGGTCTAAGACCAAGATTCCCGTGCAGGAGCAGGTCCTCCAGCTGGGCTCGAAGACCCTAAAGCCCCAGAGAACCCTGTCATCTTATGGTATCGACAAGGAGACGACAATCCACCTCACCCTGAAGGTGGTGAAGCCCAGTGATGAGGAGCTGCCATTGGTTTTGGTGGAGTCAGGTGCTGAGGGGCAGAGGCACCTCCTCCAGGTGCGGAGGTCCAGCTCAGTGGCCCAGGTGAAGGAGATGATTAAGGCGAAGACCGCTATAATTCCTAAGAAGCAGATTGTGACTTGCAATGGAAAAAGATTGGAAGATGGGAAGATCCTGGGAGATTATGGCATCAGAAAGGGCAATATACTCTTTCTGACACCTCACTGCATTGGCGGGtga
- the LOC105101139 gene encoding olfactory receptor 2H1: MVNHSSPADFLLLGFSEYPGLERILFVLVLASYLMTLVGNTLIILLSVLEPRLHSPMYFFLSNLSFLDLCFTTSCVPQMLVNLWGPNKTISFLGCSVQLFIFLFLGTTECVLLTVMAFDRYVAVCQPLHYTTVIHPRLCRQLAAMAWVIGLVESVVQTPPTLRLPFCSHRQVDDFVCEVPALIRLSCGDTSYNEIQMAVASVFILVVPLSLILISYGAIARAVLRINSATAWRKALGTCSSHLTVVTLFYSSAMAVYLQPKNPYAQKRGKFFGLFYAVGTPSLNPLIYTLRNKEIKRAFRRLLGKDVDSRES, from the coding sequence ATGGTCAACCACAGCTCCCCAGCGGACTTCCTCCTTCTGGGCTTCTCTGAATACCCAGGACTTGAAAGAATCCTCTTCGTGCTCGTCTTAGCTTCCTACCTCATGACTCTGGTGGGCAACACACTTATCATCCTGTTGTCCGTGCTGGAGCCCAGGCTCCACTCTCCAATGTACTTTTTCCTCTCCAACCTCTCCTTCTTGGACCTCTGTTTCACCACAAGTTGTGTCCCCCAGATGCTGGTCAACCTCTGGGGCCCAAACAAGACCATCAGCTTCCTAGGCTGCTCAGTCCAGCTCTTCATCTTCCTGTTCCTGGGGACCACAGAATGTGTCCTCTTGACAGTGATGGCCTTTGACCGCTATGTGGCTGTCTGCCAGCCCCTCCACTACACCACCGTCATCCACCCTCGCCTCTGCCGGCAGCTGGCGGCCATGGCCTGGGTCATTGGGCTGGTGGAGTCTGTGGTCCAGACACCACCCACCCTCCGCCTGCCTTTCTGCTCCCACCGGCAGGTGGATGATTTTGTGTGTGAGGTCCCAGCTCTAATTCGACTTTCCTGTGGGGACACCAGCTACAATGAGATCCAGATGGCTGTCGCCAGTGTCTTCATCTTGGTCGTGCCCCTCAGCCTCATCTTGATTTCCTATGGAGCCATTGCTAGGGCAGTGCTGAGGATTAACTCTGCCACAGCGTGGAGGAAGGCTTTGGGGACCTGCTCCTCCCATCTCACGGTGGTCACCCTCTTCTACAGCTCAGCCATGGCCGTCTACCTCCAGCCCAAAAATCCCTATGCCCAGAAGAGGGGCAAGTTCTTTGGTCTCTTCTATGCAGTAGGCACCCCTTCACTTAACCCTCTCATATACACCCTGAGGAATAAGGAGATAAAGAGGGCATTCAGGAGGTTGCTGGGGAAGGACGTGGATTCCAGGGAGAGCTGA